One Natrinema marinum genomic window carries:
- a CDS encoding AAA family ATPase, which translates to MSSSDSGGVTLSVQAAEKGDAGRGVARIPEAARRRLGILSGDAVVIAGDETTIAKMWPADPSVPEDAIQIDGDTRANAGAHVGDTVTVRPKDKSTIVDAARITLAAPPGLTESQRRAAENGAAERLRNRPVRAGEQVRIEGIDQQPFRVTDTDPGGDVRITSSTTVRLVDPHGKSGDASSSSGDRSGAADRDRQSDGSAGPSATADAGSGVEAADATPSSSVTYEDIGGLDEELELVREMIELPLSEPDLFRRLGVEPPSGVLLHGPPGTGKTLIARAVANEVDANFETISGPEIMSKYKGESEERLREVFETAEANAPTIIFFDEIDSIAGTRDDEGDAENRIVGQLLTLMDGLDGRGEVIVIGATNRVDSIDPALRRGGRFDREIGIGVPDEEGRHEILEVHTRGMPLADDVDIDAIARRTHGFVGADLDAVASEAAMAAIRDRPTETDERSEWNRNPTVRKTHFDAALASVEPSAMREYVAESPTIDFADVGGLEDAKDTLRESVEWPLIYDRLFEETNTEPPSGVLLHGPPGTGKTLLARALAGETDVNFVRVDGPEIVDRYVGESEKAIREVFERARQSAPSIVFFDEIDAITAARGEGHEVTERVVSQLLTELDGMRENPNLVVLAATNRKDQIDPALLRPGRLDTHVFVGEPDREAREKILAVHAEGKPLDDDIDLDDLAAELEGYTGADLEALVRDASMRAIREVADAYDPETANEKASEVRIERRHLEGAREATDER; encoded by the coding sequence ATGAGTTCGTCGGACTCGGGCGGCGTCACGCTGTCGGTACAGGCCGCCGAGAAAGGGGACGCGGGTCGCGGCGTCGCGCGGATACCGGAAGCGGCGCGGCGCCGGCTCGGCATCCTGAGCGGCGATGCCGTCGTGATTGCGGGCGACGAGACGACGATCGCCAAGATGTGGCCGGCCGATCCGTCGGTCCCCGAGGACGCGATCCAGATCGACGGGGACACCCGCGCCAACGCGGGTGCACACGTCGGCGATACGGTGACCGTCCGGCCGAAGGACAAGTCGACCATCGTCGACGCAGCCCGGATCACGCTGGCCGCGCCGCCGGGGCTCACCGAGAGCCAGCGGCGGGCCGCCGAGAACGGCGCGGCGGAGAGACTACGCAATCGCCCCGTTCGAGCCGGCGAGCAGGTCCGGATCGAGGGCATCGACCAACAGCCATTCCGGGTCACCGACACCGACCCCGGCGGCGACGTGCGGATCACGAGTTCGACGACGGTTCGGCTCGTCGATCCCCACGGGAAATCGGGCGACGCCTCGAGCTCGAGCGGAGACCGGAGCGGCGCCGCCGACCGCGACCGGCAGTCCGACGGATCGGCAGGGCCGTCGGCCACCGCCGATGCCGGTTCCGGAGTCGAGGCAGCCGACGCGACGCCGAGTTCGAGCGTCACCTACGAGGACATCGGCGGCTTGGACGAGGAACTCGAGCTCGTCCGGGAGATGATAGAGCTTCCCCTGTCGGAGCCGGACCTATTCCGGCGACTGGGCGTCGAGCCGCCGTCAGGCGTCTTGCTGCACGGCCCGCCGGGCACCGGGAAGACGCTGATCGCCCGCGCCGTCGCCAACGAGGTCGATGCTAACTTCGAGACGATCTCCGGCCCGGAGATCATGTCGAAGTACAAAGGCGAGAGCGAGGAGCGCCTCCGCGAGGTGTTCGAAACCGCCGAAGCGAACGCGCCGACGATTATTTTCTTCGACGAGATCGACTCGATCGCCGGCACGCGCGACGACGAGGGCGACGCCGAAAACCGGATCGTCGGTCAACTGCTGACCCTGATGGACGGCCTCGACGGCCGGGGCGAAGTCATCGTCATCGGCGCGACTAACCGCGTCGACTCGATCGATCCGGCGCTCCGGCGGGGCGGGCGGTTCGACCGCGAGATCGGGATCGGTGTCCCCGACGAGGAGGGCCGGCACGAGATTCTCGAGGTTCACACTCGCGGGATGCCCCTCGCGGACGATGTCGATATCGACGCCATCGCCAGGCGGACCCACGGCTTCGTCGGGGCCGATCTAGATGCCGTCGCGAGCGAGGCCGCGATGGCCGCCATCCGCGACCGCCCGACCGAGACCGACGAGCGCAGCGAGTGGAACCGGAATCCGACAGTTCGGAAGACACACTTCGATGCGGCGCTGGCGTCCGTCGAGCCCTCGGCGATGCGCGAGTACGTCGCCGAGTCGCCGACGATCGACTTCGCGGACGTGGGCGGGCTGGAGGACGCGAAGGACACGCTTCGGGAGTCCGTCGAGTGGCCGCTGATATACGACCGGCTCTTCGAGGAGACGAACACCGAGCCCCCCTCCGGCGTCCTCTTACACGGCCCGCCGGGCACCGGGAAGACGCTACTCGCCCGCGCGCTGGCTGGCGAGACCGACGTGAACTTCGTCCGCGTCGACGGCCCCGAGATCGTCGACCGCTACGTCGGCGAGAGCGAGAAGGCGATCCGCGAGGTGTTCGAGCGTGCCCGCCAGTCGGCTCCCTCGATCGTCTTCTTCGACGAGATCGACGCCATCACGGCCGCCCGCGGCGAAGGCCACGAGGTCACCGAGCGCGTCGTCTCGCAGTTGCTGACGGAACTCGACGGAATGCGGGAGAACCCCAACCTCGTCGTGCTGGCCGCGACCAACCGCAAGGACCAGATCGACCCCGCATTGTTGCGCCCCGGCCGACTCGACACTCACGTCTTCGTCGGCGAGCCCGACCGGGAGGCCCGCGAGAAGATCCTCGCAGTCCACGCGGAGGGGAAACCACTCGACGACGATATCGATCTCGACGACCTCGCAGCGGAACTCGAGGGCTACACCGGGGCCGACCTCGAGGCGCTGGTCAGGGACGCCTCCATGCGGGCGATTCGGGAGGTCGCAGACGCGTACGACCCCGAGACGGCAAACGAGAAGGCCTCCGAGGTTCGGATCGAACGGCGGCATCTCGAGGGCGCTCGAGAAGCGACCGACGAGCGGTAG
- a CDS encoding CDC48 family AAA ATPase, whose amino-acid sequence MNEVQLEVAKAYPNDSGRGIARLDPDTLLHLKLSPGDIIEIEGADTTAAKVWRADRQDWNTDTVRIDGFTRQNADVGIGERVTIRKAEATKADKLTLAPPEEASVQFGSDAAGMVKRQILKRPVVGRDIVPVMSSTNHPFMRSPGQAIPLIAVETEPEGVVLITEDTDVELREEPISGFEKTGGGITYEDIGGLQNEIQRVREMVELPMKHPQIFKKLGIEPPQGVLLHGPPGTGKTLLAKAVANETSASFFSIAGPEIISKYYGESEQQLREIFEDATEESPSIIFIDELDSIAPKREDVTGEVERRVVAQLLTMMDGLESRGQVIVIAATNRVDSVDPALRRPGRFDREIEIGVPDETGREEILQIHTRGMPLSDDVSLGHLADETHGFVGADIESLTKEAAMKALRRYLPEIDLDEEDIPPSLIDRMIVKREDFRGALNEVEPSAMREVLVELPKISWDDVGGLHDAKDQVQESVEWPLSTPERFERLGIDPPAGVLLYGPPGTGKTLMAKAVANETNANFISVRGPQLLSKWVGESEKAIRQTFRKARQVSPTVIFFDELDALAPGRGGETGSNVSERVVNQLLTELDGLEEMGNVMVIGATNRPDMIDPALLRSGRFDRLVMIGEPDVDGRERILEIHTQDTPLAADVTLREIAEITDGYVGSDLESIAREAAIEALREDEEADVVEMRHFRQAMENVRPTITDDILDYYEQIEEEFQGGSAGGPDPTGRRGSRIGFQ is encoded by the coding sequence ATGAATGAAGTCCAACTGGAGGTTGCCAAGGCGTACCCGAACGACTCGGGTCGTGGTATCGCCCGACTCGACCCGGACACATTGCTGCATCTGAAGCTCAGTCCGGGCGACATCATCGAAATCGAGGGCGCAGACACTACCGCAGCGAAGGTCTGGCGCGCAGATCGGCAAGACTGGAACACCGACACCGTCCGCATCGACGGGTTCACCCGCCAGAACGCCGATGTCGGTATCGGCGAGCGGGTGACGATCCGCAAGGCCGAAGCGACGAAAGCCGACAAACTCACCCTCGCGCCGCCGGAGGAAGCGTCGGTCCAGTTCGGCTCCGACGCCGCCGGCATGGTGAAACGACAGATCCTGAAACGGCCGGTCGTCGGCCGCGACATCGTCCCGGTGATGAGTTCGACGAACCATCCGTTCATGCGCTCGCCGGGGCAGGCGATCCCGCTGATCGCCGTCGAGACCGAACCCGAAGGGGTGGTCCTCATCACCGAGGACACCGATGTCGAACTCCGCGAGGAACCCATCTCGGGCTTCGAGAAGACCGGGGGCGGGATAACCTACGAGGACATCGGCGGCCTGCAAAACGAGATCCAGCGGGTCCGCGAAATGGTCGAACTGCCGATGAAACACCCGCAGATCTTCAAGAAGCTCGGCATCGAGCCGCCCCAGGGCGTCTTGCTCCACGGCCCGCCGGGCACCGGGAAGACGCTACTCGCGAAGGCAGTCGCCAACGAAACCTCCGCTAGTTTCTTCTCTATCGCCGGCCCGGAGATCATCTCGAAGTACTACGGCGAGTCCGAACAGCAGCTCAGGGAGATCTTCGAGGACGCCACCGAGGAGTCGCCCTCGATCATCTTCATCGACGAACTCGACTCCATCGCGCCCAAACGCGAAGACGTGACCGGTGAGGTCGAGCGCCGCGTCGTCGCCCAGTTGCTGACGATGATGGACGGCCTCGAGTCCCGCGGGCAGGTCATCGTCATCGCGGCGACCAACCGCGTCGACAGCGTCGACCCCGCCCTGCGCCGCCCCGGTCGCTTCGACCGCGAGATCGAGATCGGCGTCCCCGACGAGACGGGCCGCGAGGAGATACTCCAGATCCACACCCGCGGAATGCCGCTGTCCGACGACGTGAGCCTCGGTCACCTGGCCGACGAGACCCACGGCTTCGTCGGGGCCGACATCGAGAGCCTCACCAAGGAGGCCGCGATGAAGGCGCTCCGGCGGTACCTCCCCGAGATCGATCTCGACGAGGAGGACATCCCGCCGAGTCTGATCGACCGGATGATCGTCAAGCGCGAGGACTTCCGCGGCGCGCTGAACGAGGTCGAGCCCTCGGCGATGCGGGAGGTCCTCGTCGAACTCCCGAAGATCTCCTGGGACGACGTTGGCGGCCTCCACGACGCCAAAGACCAGGTCCAAGAGTCCGTCGAGTGGCCGCTTTCGACCCCAGAGCGCTTCGAACGGCTGGGGATCGATCCGCCGGCCGGCGTCTTGCTGTACGGGCCGCCGGGCACCGGGAAGACCCTGATGGCGAAGGCCGTCGCCAACGAGACGAACGCGAACTTCATCTCGGTGCGCGGCCCGCAACTGCTCTCGAAGTGGGTCGGCGAGTCCGAGAAGGCCATCCGCCAGACCTTCCGCAAGGCCCGTCAGGTCTCCCCGACGGTCATCTTCTTCGACGAGCTCGACGCGCTCGCGCCGGGACGAGGCGGTGAAACCGGCTCGAACGTCTCCGAGCGGGTCGTCAACCAGCTCCTGACCGAACTCGACGGGCTCGAGGAGATGGGCAACGTGATGGTCATCGGCGCGACCAACCGGCCGGACATGATCGACCCCGCATTGTTGCGCTCCGGTCGGTTCGACCGGCTGGTCATGATCGGCGAGCCCGATGTCGACGGTCGCGAACGGATCCTCGAGATCCACACGCAGGACACGCCGCTGGCCGCGGACGTCACCCTCCGCGAGATCGCCGAGATCACGGACGGCTACGTCGGCAGCGACCTCGAGTCGATCGCCCGCGAGGCGGCCATCGAGGCGCTGCGCGAGGACGAGGAGGCCGATGTCGTCGAGATGCGCCACTTCCGGCAGGCCATGGAGAACGTCCGGCCGACGATCACCGACGACATCTTGGACTACTACGAGCAGATCGAAGAGGAGTTCCAGGGCGGCTCCGCGGGCGGCCCCGACCCGACCGGTCGCCGCGGCAGCCGGATCGGCTTCCAGTAA
- a CDS encoding DUF7508 domain-containing protein, translated as MPLQKPWRDLERETVAGAPDRPGVYELGDGSGTVLAVDHGVLRDELKTALAYGDGDRVRWTETHTLEAARELAAEHRGRLG; from the coding sequence ATGCCGCTGCAGAAACCCTGGCGCGACCTCGAGCGCGAGACGGTCGCGGGCGCGCCGGATCGGCCCGGCGTCTACGAACTCGGCGACGGCTCAGGGACCGTGCTGGCTGTCGATCACGGCGTCCTTCGGGACGAACTCAAGACCGCGCTGGCTTACGGCGACGGCGACCGCGTCCGCTGGACGGAAACCCATACGCTCGAGGCGGCCCGCGAGCTGGCGGCCGAGCACCGGGGCCGGCTCGGGTGA
- a CDS encoding DUF5796 family protein, with protein MSARNDVAPSTIGVDLVDGGVVVEYLDGRDVFYHGPPEPVEDAVTTPPGKEVHVLVTDPDGLEGVMTYVNDRNTHDDILESTGVGRVMLDRDDEEELFPGVTVATEAYSVRVAADLSVVDGRVFVFAEDEMSEHAYELVEGNGDDTTGGGADDAVGDDEN; from the coding sequence ATGAGCGCACGGAACGACGTCGCCCCGAGCACGATCGGGGTCGACCTCGTCGACGGCGGCGTCGTCGTCGAGTATCTGGACGGCCGGGACGTGTTCTATCACGGTCCGCCCGAACCCGTCGAGGACGCGGTCACGACCCCGCCCGGCAAGGAGGTTCACGTCCTCGTCACGGATCCCGACGGCCTCGAGGGCGTCATGACCTACGTCAACGATCGGAACACCCACGACGACATCCTCGAGTCGACCGGCGTCGGCCGCGTCATGCTAGACCGCGACGACGAGGAGGAGCTGTTCCCGGGCGTCACCGTCGCGACGGAGGCCTATTCGGTCCGCGTCGCGGCCGACCTCTCGGTCGTCGACGGGCGGGTCTTCGTCTTCGCCGAGGACGAGATGAGCGAACACGCCTACGAACTCGTCGAAGGCAACGGGGACGACACCACGGGGGGTGGCGCGGACGACGCCGTGGGGGACGACGAGAACTGA
- a CDS encoding chorismate mutase encodes MTREPQHAATDGGTDEDRTPDEMSLDELREEIRTIDQEIVELIAQRTYVADTIAAVKDEQGLPTTDEKQEQQVMERAGDNAEQFDVDANLVKAIFRLLIELNKVEQRESR; translated from the coding sequence ATGACTCGAGAGCCACAGCATGCGGCGACGGACGGGGGTACAGACGAAGACCGAACACCCGACGAGATGAGCCTCGACGAGTTGCGCGAGGAGATCCGGACGATCGATCAGGAGATCGTCGAACTGATCGCCCAGCGGACCTACGTCGCGGACACGATCGCGGCGGTCAAAGACGAACAGGGACTGCCGACGACCGACGAGAAGCAGGAACAGCAGGTCATGGAGCGCGCGGGCGACAACGCCGAGCAGTTCGACGTCGACGCGAACCTGGTCAAGGCGATCTTCCGGCTCCTGATCGAATTGAACAAAGTCGAGCAACGGGAGAGTCGCTGA
- a CDS encoding shikimate kinase: MDGRAVAPAAGTVLNALATGTGSAFAIDLETTATVELTDDGEVVGEVAGQPEADTTLVERCAELTIADYAEQAGLDESTVGARVRTESEVPMASGLKSSSAAANATVLATLDALEIGDAVERIDACRLGVRAARDAGVTVTGAFDDASASMLGGVTVTDNTADALLAREEIDWQALVYTPPEQSYSADADVSACERVAPMADLVEELALEGRYGEAMTVNGFAFCGALEFSTGPMIDALPDVAGVSLSGTGPSYVAVGDRETLETVRERWDERDGTTRLLRTRTDGTRTT, translated from the coding sequence ATGGACGGCCGTGCTGTCGCACCCGCAGCCGGGACGGTGCTCAACGCGCTCGCGACCGGGACCGGCTCGGCGTTCGCGATCGACCTCGAGACGACGGCGACCGTCGAACTCACCGACGACGGCGAGGTCGTCGGCGAGGTCGCCGGCCAGCCCGAGGCCGACACGACGCTCGTAGAACGCTGTGCCGAGCTGACGATCGCCGACTACGCCGAGCAGGCGGGCCTCGACGAGTCGACGGTCGGGGCCCGCGTCCGAACCGAGAGCGAGGTCCCGATGGCTTCCGGGCTGAAGAGCTCCAGTGCCGCGGCCAACGCGACGGTGCTCGCGACCCTCGACGCCCTCGAGATCGGCGACGCGGTCGAACGGATCGACGCCTGTCGGCTCGGCGTCCGGGCCGCCCGCGACGCCGGCGTAACAGTGACTGGCGCGTTCGACGACGCCAGCGCGAGCATGCTCGGCGGCGTGACGGTGACTGACAACACGGCCGACGCGTTGCTCGCCCGCGAAGAAATCGACTGGCAGGCACTGGTCTACACGCCGCCGGAACAGTCCTACAGCGCCGACGCCGATGTCTCGGCCTGCGAGCGGGTCGCGCCGATGGCCGACCTCGTCGAGGAACTCGCGCTCGAGGGCCGCTACGGCGAGGCGATGACCGTCAACGGCTTCGCCTTCTGTGGCGCGCTCGAGTTCTCGACGGGCCCGATGATCGACGCCTTGCCCGACGTGGCCGGCGTCTCGTTGTCGGGGACCGGGCCGAGCTACGTCGCCGTCGGCGACCGCGAGACCCTCGAGACGGTCCGAGAACGGTGGGACGAGCGCGACGGAACGACACGATTACTGCGGACGCGAACGGACGGAACACGAACGACATGA
- a CDS encoding DUF7128 family protein — protein sequence MVVQTKPDDATWYECETCGLLFDEKSDATEHEDRCDGDDPSYIQ from the coding sequence ATGGTAGTCCAGACCAAACCCGACGACGCCACCTGGTACGAGTGCGAGACCTGTGGGCTACTGTTCGACGAGAAGTCGGACGCGACGGAACACGAGGACCGCTGCGACGGGGACGATCCGTCCTATATTCAGTGA
- a CDS encoding ribonucleotide-diphosphate reductase subunit beta, with amino-acid sequence MATDEPPMQLETGIRSHNYYRNAVEKHWDPHEIDLEADREGVAELPDPAFEGLKQSLALFGAGEESVTEDLAPLAVVLEDIEDQMFLTTQLYEESKHTDFFDRYWREVVRPEEERRGQELSSPTDEKWFNEPYDELFERNERAMALLLEEDTPENRAKAHCHYHLTIEGILAQTGYYGLTLAYGENEPELPDLPGLVEGLKLVRSDEGRHVGFGMAKLKELVASGEVDADVLRETVDELVPLVQESLAGDGGASAEGGPGPSPSDLADYAYTKHEQRMRQITSASEQIPDVEELTELEA; translated from the coding sequence ATGGCCACTGACGAGCCACCGATGCAACTCGAGACCGGAATCCGATCGCACAACTACTACCGAAACGCCGTCGAGAAACACTGGGACCCCCACGAGATCGACCTCGAGGCGGACCGCGAGGGGGTCGCCGAACTCCCCGACCCGGCGTTCGAGGGGCTCAAGCAGTCGCTCGCCTTGTTCGGCGCGGGCGAGGAGTCGGTGACGGAGGACCTCGCGCCGCTTGCAGTCGTCCTCGAGGATATCGAAGACCAGATGTTCCTCACGACACAGCTGTATGAGGAGTCGAAACACACCGACTTCTTCGACCGGTACTGGCGCGAAGTCGTCCGTCCGGAGGAAGAGCGCCGCGGACAGGAGCTGTCGTCGCCGACCGACGAGAAGTGGTTTAACGAGCCCTACGACGAGCTGTTCGAGCGCAACGAGCGAGCGATGGCGCTGCTGCTCGAGGAAGACACGCCTGAAAACCGCGCGAAGGCCCACTGCCACTACCACTTGACGATCGAGGGGATTCTGGCCCAGACCGGCTACTACGGACTCACGCTGGCCTACGGCGAGAACGAGCCCGAACTCCCCGATCTGCCGGGACTGGTCGAGGGGCTCAAACTGGTCCGCAGCGACGAAGGCCGCCACGTCGGCTTCGGGATGGCGAAACTCAAGGAACTCGTCGCCAGCGGCGAGGTCGACGCTGACGTGCTCCGCGAGACGGTCGACGAACTCGTGCCGCTCGTCCAAGAGAGCCTGGCGGGCGACGGCGGAGCCAGCGCCGAGGGCGGCCCTGGCCCGAGCCCGTCCGATCTGGCCGACTACGCGTACACGAAACACGAACAGCGAATGCGCCAGATCACCAGCGCGAGCGAACAGATTCCGGACGTCGAGGAACTGACCGAACTCGAAGCCTGA
- a CDS encoding helix-turn-helix domain-containing protein has translation MGLIAEYQVNSPDLPLTDAVAAVPEITVYIDRILVDDPDRPVVLCRAVDDADQEFGAALEGDPTVETQTPIDGADGGSTYRIRLRDPPLPIYRKFVELGTTPLGGIVTVDGWWGRARFPDREALAEYRAFVTDRGGTFKLERLTRESATDDPPFGLTREQYEALVAAREAGYFAVPREASTEEVGDRLGISAPSASERLRRGIDRLLENAL, from the coding sequence ATGGGACTCATCGCCGAGTATCAGGTCAACTCGCCCGACTTGCCGCTGACGGACGCGGTGGCGGCCGTCCCGGAGATCACGGTCTACATCGACCGCATTCTGGTCGACGACCCCGATCGACCGGTCGTGCTCTGCCGGGCGGTCGACGACGCCGACCAGGAGTTCGGGGCCGCGCTCGAGGGCGATCCGACCGTCGAGACGCAGACGCCGATCGACGGTGCGGACGGCGGGTCGACGTACCGAATCAGGCTGCGCGACCCGCCGCTGCCGATCTATCGGAAGTTCGTCGAACTCGGAACGACGCCGCTGGGCGGGATCGTAACCGTCGACGGCTGGTGGGGGCGGGCGCGGTTTCCCGACCGGGAGGCCCTCGCGGAGTACCGAGCGTTCGTTACCGACCGCGGCGGCACCTTCAAACTCGAGCGACTCACCCGGGAGTCCGCGACCGACGATCCGCCCTTCGGGCTGACCCGCGAGCAGTACGAGGCGCTGGTCGCCGCCCGCGAGGCGGGCTACTTCGCGGTCCCGCGGGAGGCCTCGACCGAGGAGGTCGGCGATCGACTGGGCATCTCGGCACCGTCGGCCTCCGAGCGACTCCGCCGCGGAATCGATCGGTTACTCGAGAACGCCCTGTAG